Proteins from a single region of Synechococcus sp. WH 8109:
- a CDS encoding cell wall metabolism sensor histidine kinase WalK: MVISAALGFAAGIGITLLLQRRRHVLASKRKPKERSIVLNAPQLLAWIDAATQGWMILAPDHSIAYINDRAERLLRIPSNRLVRGMKLRDVLDIPVLEELIFSTPYQLRSQRCEWDQQGTPLEAVVLPGSDECWLVLIQSRQSLEAQQQQQERWVSDVAHELKTPLTALMLVSDRLELAVKEHDAALVQRLQKELRRLQLLVEDLLELSRLENSLPHDDSEHVPLTLEDLVDSAWGSISPIAEERRVTLQLDRSESGPLNGDQLRLHRAVLNLLDNALRYSPDESSIEVSVRQSGGWWLLSIRDHGPGLSEADLTRMFQRFYRGDPSRTRSNRSGSGLGLAIVQQIAVNHGGRTEARNHPAGGACMDLLLPREPLQ; encoded by the coding sequence GTGGTGATCTCTGCCGCACTCGGCTTTGCAGCTGGCATCGGGATCACGCTTCTGCTGCAGCGTCGACGCCATGTTCTGGCGTCCAAGCGAAAGCCCAAGGAGCGCTCCATCGTCTTAAACGCTCCCCAGCTGCTGGCCTGGATTGATGCGGCCACCCAGGGCTGGATGATCCTGGCCCCGGACCACTCCATCGCTTACATCAACGACCGGGCCGAACGGCTGCTGCGCATCCCCTCCAATCGCCTGGTTCGTGGCATGAAGCTCCGGGATGTCCTCGATATTCCTGTTTTGGAGGAGTTGATCTTCAGCACCCCCTATCAGCTGCGTTCCCAACGATGTGAATGGGATCAACAGGGGACCCCGCTGGAGGCGGTTGTTCTGCCGGGCAGTGACGAATGCTGGCTGGTGCTGATCCAGAGCCGTCAGTCCCTCGAAGCCCAGCAGCAGCAACAGGAACGCTGGGTGAGTGATGTGGCCCATGAGCTCAAGACCCCCCTCACCGCCCTGATGCTGGTGAGCGATCGGCTGGAACTGGCCGTCAAGGAACACGACGCGGCTCTGGTGCAACGGCTGCAAAAGGAACTCCGGCGTCTTCAGCTGCTGGTGGAAGACTTGCTGGAGCTGTCGCGGTTGGAGAACAGTCTGCCTCATGACGACAGCGAGCATGTGCCCCTCACCCTGGAGGATCTGGTGGACAGCGCCTGGGGATCCATTAGCCCGATCGCGGAGGAACGGCGGGTGACGCTGCAGCTGGATCGCAGCGAATCCGGCCCCCTGAATGGTGACCAGCTTCGATTGCACCGTGCGGTGCTCAACCTTCTCGACAATGCCCTGCGCTACTCCCCTGATGAGAGCAGCATCGAAGTGTCCGTGCGCCAGAGCGGCGGCTGGTGGTTGCTCAGCATTCGTGACCATGGCCCTGGCTTGAGTGAGGCCGATCTCACGCGCATGTTTCAACGCTTCTATCGGGGGGATCCCTCCCGCACCCGCTCCAATCGCAGCGGCAGTGGCCTGGGACTAGCCATCGTGCAGCAGATCGCCGTCAACCATGGCGGCCGCACTGAAGCCCGCAACCATCCCGCCGGTGGTGCCTGCATGGATTTGCTCCTGCCCCGGGAGCCCCTGCAATGA
- a CDS encoding pseudouridine synthase — protein sequence MTRQRLQKLIAAAGLCSRRRAEEWLQAGRVTVDGLVASVGDQADPQQQTIHVDGQPLPSRGVARVLLMNKPVGVICSCDDPQGRRTVLDLLPPEHRAGLHPVGRLDADSHGALLLTDLGELTLKLTHPRYSHAKTYRVWVKGVPPEPVLDRWRRGLPLDGCLTRPARVRRLRTWGDRSLLEIELREGRNRQIRRMAEALGHPVLDLQRTAIAGLPLGDLAEGCWIWLSEGEWEPLLERADPMDWPNSPCV from the coding sequence ATGACGCGCCAGCGCCTGCAGAAACTGATCGCTGCTGCCGGCCTCTGCTCTAGGCGCCGGGCTGAGGAATGGCTGCAGGCCGGCCGCGTGACGGTAGACGGCCTGGTCGCCAGCGTTGGCGACCAGGCCGATCCGCAGCAGCAGACGATTCATGTGGATGGTCAGCCATTGCCGTCTCGTGGTGTCGCGCGGGTGCTGTTGATGAACAAGCCGGTGGGTGTGATCTGCAGCTGCGATGACCCGCAGGGTCGCCGCACGGTGCTTGACCTGCTGCCCCCGGAGCATCGGGCTGGTCTTCACCCCGTTGGACGTCTGGATGCCGACAGCCATGGCGCGCTTCTGCTCACCGATCTGGGTGAGCTCACCTTGAAACTCACCCACCCCCGTTACAGCCACGCCAAGACTTACCGGGTGTGGGTGAAGGGTGTGCCACCGGAGCCGGTCCTCGATCGCTGGCGTCGGGGTCTGCCCCTGGATGGGTGCTTGACCCGCCCCGCTCGGGTTCGCCGGTTGCGGACCTGGGGTGACCGCTCGCTACTGGAGATTGAGCTGCGGGAAGGGCGCAACCGACAGATCCGCCGAATGGCAGAAGCCCTGGGCCATCCGGTGCTGGACCTGCAGCGCACGGCCATAGCTGGGTTGCCGCTCGGTGATCTGGCCGAGGGGTGCTGGATCTGGTTGAGCGAGGGAGAATGGGAGCCCTTGCTCGAGCGGGCTGACCCGATGGATTGGCCCAACAGCCCATGCGTCTAA